The Malus sylvestris chromosome 12, drMalSylv7.2, whole genome shotgun sequence genome contains a region encoding:
- the LOC126593394 gene encoding choline/ethanolaminephosphotransferase 1-like isoform X1: MGYIGAHGVTALHKYKYSGVDHSYTAKYVLQPFWSSFVKIFPLWMPPNMITLTGFMFLLTSALLGYIYSPRLDSAPPRWVNFAHGLLLFLYQTFDAVDGKQARRTNSSSPLGELFDHGCDALACAFEALAFGSTAMCGRSTFWFWVISAVPFYFATWESYFTNTLILPAVNGPTEGLMLIYLAHFFTAIVGSEWWALQFGKSLPFLSWVPILSEIPTYKAVLYLMIAFAVIPTLTFNVSNVHKVVQARKASMILALAMIYPFLVLLVGVLAWGYLSPADIVGNYPHLVVLGSGLAFGYLVISNVVLRGLVDNQIVFSTIVVERKALFWQGRLILAHLCDEPKGLKTGMCMSLLYLPFAIANALTAKLNDGVPLVDESLVLLGYCAFTATLYLHFATSVIHEITTALGIYCFRITRKEA, from the exons ATGGGGTATATTGGGGCACATGGTGTGACTGCTTTGCATAAATACAAGTACAGTGGCGTGGATCACTCTTACACTGCCAAATATGTCTTGCAACCCTTTTGGAGTAGCTTCGTTAAAATCTTTCCCCTTTGGATGCC GCCCAACATG ATAACTCTAACAGGATTCATGTTCTTGCTCACATCTGCTCTGCTTGGCTAT ATATATTCACCACGACTGGATTCAGCTCCTCCTAGATGGGTTAATTTCGCTCATGGATTGCTACTTTTCTTATACCAG ACCTTTGATGCCGTTGATGGGAAACAAGCAAGACGGACAAATTCCTCGAGTCCACTAGGGGAACTTTTTGACCATG GTTGTGATGCCCTTGCGTGTGCG TTTGAAGCATTGGCCTTTGGAAGTACTGCGATGTGTGGAAGATCTACTTTCTGGTTCTGGGTGATTTCAGCTGTTCCATTTTACTTTGCTACTTGGGAGTC TTACTTTACCAATACCCTAATCCTTCCTGCTGTTAATGGGCCCACGGAGGGTCTAATGCTGATATATTTGGCCCATTTTTTCACAGCTATCGTTG GTTCTGAGTGGTGGGCTCTACAATTTGGAAAGTCTTTGCCTTTTCTGAGTTGGGTCCCCATTCTTAGTG AAATCCCAACATACAAAGCTGTGTTGTATCTCATGATAGCTTTTGCTGTCATCCCAACGCTCACATTCAA TGTATCCAATGTTCATAAGGTTGTTCAAGCAAGGAAAGCAAGTATGATATTGGCACTGGCAATG ATTTACCCTTTTTTAGTCCTTTTGGTAGGAGTTTTGGCATG GGGTTACTTGTCACCAGCTGACATTGTGGGGAACTATCCACATTTAGTCGTTTTGGGAAGTGGGCTTGCTTTTGGGTACCTTGTG ATTTCCAATGTCGTTCTAAGGGGTCTTGTAGACAACCAAATTGTTTTTTCTACCATTGTTGTTGAAAGGAAAGCTCTGTTTTGGCAGGGAAGATTGATTCTTGCGCACTTGTGTGATGAGccaaagggtttgaaaactggAATGTGCATG TCATTGTTGTATCTTCCATTTGCCATTGCAAATGCACTCACAGCTAAACTGAACGATGG AGTTCCTTTGGTTGATGAGAGCTTGGTTCTTCTTGGTTACTGTGCATTTACAG CGACACTCTATCTTCACTTTGCAACGTCAGTCATTCACGAGATCACAACAGCCTTGGGAATCTATTGCTTTAG GATAACTAGGAAGGAAGCTTGA
- the LOC126593394 gene encoding choline/ethanolaminephosphotransferase 1-like isoform X3 has translation MFLLTSALLGYIYSPRLDSAPPRWVNFAHGLLLFLYQTFDAVDGKQARRTNSSSPLGELFDHGCDALACAFEALAFGSTAMCGRSTFWFWVISAVPFYFATWESYFTNTLILPAVNGPTEGLMLIYLAHFFTAIVGSEWWALQFGKSLPFLSWVPILSEIPTYKAVLYLMIAFAVIPTLTFNVSNVHKVVQARKASMILALAMIYPFLVLLVGVLAWGYLSPADIVGNYPHLVVLGSGLAFGYLVISNVVLRGLVDNQIVFSTIVVERKALFWQGRLILAHLCDEPKGLKTGMCMSLLYLPFAIANALTAKLNDGVPLVDESLVLLGYCAFTATLYLHFATSVIHEITTALGIYCFRITRKEA, from the exons ATGTTCTTGCTCACATCTGCTCTGCTTGGCTAT ATATATTCACCACGACTGGATTCAGCTCCTCCTAGATGGGTTAATTTCGCTCATGGATTGCTACTTTTCTTATACCAG ACCTTTGATGCCGTTGATGGGAAACAAGCAAGACGGACAAATTCCTCGAGTCCACTAGGGGAACTTTTTGACCATG GTTGTGATGCCCTTGCGTGTGCG TTTGAAGCATTGGCCTTTGGAAGTACTGCGATGTGTGGAAGATCTACTTTCTGGTTCTGGGTGATTTCAGCTGTTCCATTTTACTTTGCTACTTGGGAGTC TTACTTTACCAATACCCTAATCCTTCCTGCTGTTAATGGGCCCACGGAGGGTCTAATGCTGATATATTTGGCCCATTTTTTCACAGCTATCGTTG GTTCTGAGTGGTGGGCTCTACAATTTGGAAAGTCTTTGCCTTTTCTGAGTTGGGTCCCCATTCTTAGTG AAATCCCAACATACAAAGCTGTGTTGTATCTCATGATAGCTTTTGCTGTCATCCCAACGCTCACATTCAA TGTATCCAATGTTCATAAGGTTGTTCAAGCAAGGAAAGCAAGTATGATATTGGCACTGGCAATG ATTTACCCTTTTTTAGTCCTTTTGGTAGGAGTTTTGGCATG GGGTTACTTGTCACCAGCTGACATTGTGGGGAACTATCCACATTTAGTCGTTTTGGGAAGTGGGCTTGCTTTTGGGTACCTTGTG ATTTCCAATGTCGTTCTAAGGGGTCTTGTAGACAACCAAATTGTTTTTTCTACCATTGTTGTTGAAAGGAAAGCTCTGTTTTGGCAGGGAAGATTGATTCTTGCGCACTTGTGTGATGAGccaaagggtttgaaaactggAATGTGCATG TCATTGTTGTATCTTCCATTTGCCATTGCAAATGCACTCACAGCTAAACTGAACGATGG AGTTCCTTTGGTTGATGAGAGCTTGGTTCTTCTTGGTTACTGTGCATTTACAG CGACACTCTATCTTCACTTTGCAACGTCAGTCATTCACGAGATCACAACAGCCTTGGGAATCTATTGCTTTAG GATAACTAGGAAGGAAGCTTGA
- the LOC126593394 gene encoding choline/ethanolaminephosphotransferase 1-like isoform X2, which translates to MGYIGAHGVTALHKYKYSGVDHSYTAKYVLQPFWSSFVKIFPLWMPPNMITLTGFMFLLTSALLGYIYSPRLDSAPPRWVNFAHGLLLFLYQTFDAVDGKQARRTNSSSPLGELFDHGCDALACAFEALAFGSTAMCGRSTFWFWVISAVPFYFATWESYFTNTLILPAVNGPTEGLMLIYLAHFFTAIVGSEWWALQFGKSLPFLSWVPILSEIPTYKAVLYLMIAFAVIPTLTFNVSNVHKVVQARKASMILALAMIYPFLVLLVGVLAWGYLSPADIVGNYPHLVVLGSGLAFGYLVGRLILAHLCDEPKGLKTGMCMSLLYLPFAIANALTAKLNDGVPLVDESLVLLGYCAFTATLYLHFATSVIHEITTALGIYCFRITRKEA; encoded by the exons ATGGGGTATATTGGGGCACATGGTGTGACTGCTTTGCATAAATACAAGTACAGTGGCGTGGATCACTCTTACACTGCCAAATATGTCTTGCAACCCTTTTGGAGTAGCTTCGTTAAAATCTTTCCCCTTTGGATGCC GCCCAACATG ATAACTCTAACAGGATTCATGTTCTTGCTCACATCTGCTCTGCTTGGCTAT ATATATTCACCACGACTGGATTCAGCTCCTCCTAGATGGGTTAATTTCGCTCATGGATTGCTACTTTTCTTATACCAG ACCTTTGATGCCGTTGATGGGAAACAAGCAAGACGGACAAATTCCTCGAGTCCACTAGGGGAACTTTTTGACCATG GTTGTGATGCCCTTGCGTGTGCG TTTGAAGCATTGGCCTTTGGAAGTACTGCGATGTGTGGAAGATCTACTTTCTGGTTCTGGGTGATTTCAGCTGTTCCATTTTACTTTGCTACTTGGGAGTC TTACTTTACCAATACCCTAATCCTTCCTGCTGTTAATGGGCCCACGGAGGGTCTAATGCTGATATATTTGGCCCATTTTTTCACAGCTATCGTTG GTTCTGAGTGGTGGGCTCTACAATTTGGAAAGTCTTTGCCTTTTCTGAGTTGGGTCCCCATTCTTAGTG AAATCCCAACATACAAAGCTGTGTTGTATCTCATGATAGCTTTTGCTGTCATCCCAACGCTCACATTCAA TGTATCCAATGTTCATAAGGTTGTTCAAGCAAGGAAAGCAAGTATGATATTGGCACTGGCAATG ATTTACCCTTTTTTAGTCCTTTTGGTAGGAGTTTTGGCATG GGGTTACTTGTCACCAGCTGACATTGTGGGGAACTATCCACATTTAGTCGTTTTGGGAAGTGGGCTTGCTTTTGGGTACCTTGTG GGAAGATTGATTCTTGCGCACTTGTGTGATGAGccaaagggtttgaaaactggAATGTGCATG TCATTGTTGTATCTTCCATTTGCCATTGCAAATGCACTCACAGCTAAACTGAACGATGG AGTTCCTTTGGTTGATGAGAGCTTGGTTCTTCTTGGTTACTGTGCATTTACAG CGACACTCTATCTTCACTTTGCAACGTCAGTCATTCACGAGATCACAACAGCCTTGGGAATCTATTGCTTTAG GATAACTAGGAAGGAAGCTTGA